A genomic stretch from Bacillus sp. N1-1 includes:
- a CDS encoding AEC family transporter, with protein MLGVFIEIIVPVFILIGIGVLLHRIFQFDLYTLAKVNIYFIVPGFIFLKLYETAFSLSLFLSVLTFFSILIVVLYFVSNLISRLFGYSRSVRASFTNSILFYNSGNYGVPVNDLVFKQDPFAMSIQVIILTFQNILTFSWGIFALKTVEGSKVSALLGYFKMPVLYAMLLGIGFNLLNVTVPEFVLIPADYIADSMIAIALLTLGAQVAQLRLSKNLSVVYVSLIIRLLLGPLIALGIIFVLGIEGVTAQALFISSAMPTAVNSAIIAQEYENEPELSAQIVLASTVFSMITVTAVISLGRLLF; from the coding sequence GTGTTAGGTGTATTTATTGAGATTATTGTGCCCGTGTTTATTCTAATTGGGATTGGCGTATTGCTTCATCGCATTTTTCAATTTGATTTATACACGCTTGCAAAAGTAAACATTTATTTCATCGTGCCTGGATTTATTTTTCTAAAGCTTTACGAAACAGCTTTTTCTTTATCATTATTTCTATCCGTACTTACGTTTTTTAGTATTTTAATTGTGGTTTTATACTTTGTATCTAATTTAATCAGTCGATTATTTGGCTACAGTCGAAGCGTACGTGCTTCGTTTACAAACAGTATACTGTTCTATAATTCAGGGAACTATGGCGTCCCTGTAAATGATCTCGTTTTTAAACAAGATCCCTTTGCGATGTCGATTCAAGTCATTATCTTAACGTTCCAGAACATTCTTACGTTCTCGTGGGGGATTTTTGCATTGAAAACGGTCGAAGGAAGCAAGGTAAGTGCGCTTCTTGGTTATTTTAAAATGCCGGTTTTATATGCGATGTTACTTGGGATCGGGTTCAATTTACTAAATGTCACTGTTCCTGAATTTGTCCTCATACCAGCAGATTACATTGCGGATTCGATGATCGCGATCGCGTTATTAACGCTTGGGGCTCAGGTTGCTCAACTACGTTTATCGAAGAATTTATCAGTTGTGTATGTGAGCTTGATCATCCGTCTTTTACTTGGTCCTCTCATTGCGCTCGGCATTATTTTTGTGTTAGGAATCGAGGGTGTTACAGCTCAGGCCTTGTTTATTTCATCCGCGATGCCAACAGCAGTGAATAGTGCGATCATTGCGCAAGAATATGAGAATGAGCCCGAGCTATCTGCGCAAATTGTTCTTGCCTCCACCGTATTCAGTATGATTACGGTTACGGCAGTTATTTCCCTTGGTCGTTTGTTATTTTAA
- the splB gene encoding spore photoproduct lyase translates to MVKPFVPQLVYMEPRALEYPLGRELHEKFSKMDIEIRETTSHNQVRNLPGDNHFQQYRVAKSTLVVGVRKTLKFDTSKPSAEYAIPFATGCMGHCHYCYLQTTMGSKPYIRTYVNTDDIFDAAEKYMQERAPEPTRFEASCTSDIVGIDHLTHTLKHAIEYFGKSDYGRLRFVTKFAHVDHLLDADHQGRTRFRFSMNADYVIKFLEPGTSRLDERIEAAAKVAEAGYPLGFIIAPIYLYDDWKQGYLTLFEKLEEKLPKSATKDLTFELIQHRFTKPAKRVIQKNYPMTKLEMEEEDRMYKWGKYGIGKYVYQKDQQQDMKDTLGGYINKFFPDAKLEYFT, encoded by the coding sequence TTGGTTAAACCATTTGTGCCTCAGCTCGTCTACATGGAACCAAGAGCGTTAGAGTATCCACTTGGACGGGAACTGCACGAGAAATTCTCTAAAATGGATATTGAAATTAGGGAAACTACCTCACACAATCAAGTAAGGAACCTTCCGGGAGATAATCATTTCCAGCAGTATCGCGTCGCAAAATCAACGCTTGTTGTCGGAGTAAGAAAAACGCTAAAGTTTGATACTTCCAAACCTTCTGCTGAATATGCGATTCCGTTTGCGACTGGTTGTATGGGCCACTGTCATTATTGTTATCTTCAAACAACAATGGGAAGCAAGCCCTATATCCGAACGTACGTGAATACGGATGACATATTCGATGCAGCCGAGAAATATATGCAGGAGAGAGCGCCAGAACCAACTCGGTTTGAAGCATCCTGTACGTCTGACATCGTTGGCATTGATCATTTAACACATACATTGAAACACGCGATTGAATACTTCGGAAAATCAGATTACGGACGCCTCCGCTTCGTAACAAAGTTCGCACACGTTGATCACCTTCTCGATGCAGACCATCAAGGAAGGACGCGCTTTCGCTTTAGTATGAATGCCGATTATGTCATTAAGTTTCTTGAACCGGGTACATCGCGACTGGATGAACGGATCGAAGCAGCAGCGAAAGTCGCTGAAGCTGGTTATCCACTTGGATTTATCATTGCCCCTATTTACTTGTATGATGATTGGAAACAAGGCTATCTAACTTTATTTGAGAAACTAGAGGAGAAGCTTCCAAAAAGTGCAACGAAGGACTTAACATTTGAACTGATTCAGCACCGGTTCACAAAGCCGGCGAAACGCGTCATTCAAAAAAATTATCCGATGACAAAACTTGAAATGGAAGAAGAAGACCGGATGTACAAATGGGGAAAATACGGCATCGGCAAGTACGTCTATCAAAAAGATCAGCAGCAGGATATGAAAGATACATTAGGAGGTTACATCAATAAGTTCTTCCCAGATGCGAAATTGGAGTACTTCACTTAG
- a CDS encoding transcriptional regulator SplA domain-containing protein, producing MNLYESTNDSGQGYQAGDVVYVMYRNPHTYNVANIQEAAVVNDPDQPGKLALFLYETYYPLDSEIAIYHSEAEAEQAYATYFGSIE from the coding sequence ATGAATTTATATGAGTCAACGAATGATTCAGGACAAGGATATCAAGCGGGTGACGTCGTTTACGTCATGTATCGTAATCCACACACTTACAATGTTGCTAACATCCAGGAAGCTGCTGTTGTGAACGATCCTGATCAACCTGGTAAGCTTGCCTTGTTCTTATATGAAACTTACTACCCACTTGATTCTGAGATTGCGATTTATCATTCAGAAGCGGAAGCAGAACAGGCCTATGCCACATATTTTGGATCGATCGAATAG
- a CDS encoding CBO0543 family protein — MNIGIVILLALLAFWKADWKNWEKYYPTMLYIALAASVYEIIAYEKFHLWDFKESIILNKVMVHFIHNLVINPLVVLLFLSNYPSSGSEIIYNAKWVVGFWIVECLVSTTDAITYHNGWNLGWSLLFLIVMFPMVRLHHLNKSLALPLSIGISLLLLLLFDYI; from the coding sequence ATGAACATTGGTATCGTTATTCTGCTAGCGTTACTTGCCTTTTGGAAAGCTGATTGGAAAAATTGGGAGAAATACTACCCAACTATGCTATATATCGCATTAGCCGCATCTGTATATGAAATCATTGCTTATGAGAAATTTCATTTGTGGGATTTTAAAGAGAGTATCATTCTCAATAAAGTAATGGTTCATTTTATACACAATTTAGTCATAAATCCTCTCGTTGTCTTGCTCTTTTTATCGAATTATCCATCTAGTGGAAGTGAGATTATCTACAATGCAAAATGGGTTGTAGGATTCTGGATTGTTGAATGCTTGGTATCAACTACCGATGCAATTACTTATCATAATGGATGGAATTTGGGTTGGTCCTTATTATTTCTTATCGTTATGTTTCCAATGGTTCGTCTTCATCACCTTAACAAAAGCCTCGCACTGCCTTTATCTATCGGAATTTCACTACTCCTTTTACTTCTATTTGATTACATATAG
- a CDS encoding AbrB family transcriptional regulator produces the protein MQLFLSNKPSAFIETIVIGLLGSLLFHLLHAPLPWMLGPLTGVTIWHFSTGRTLYWPTPLRNIALLLIGYMLGSSFTQRTVHEITQHFPYIIAVTLSTVFGSLLLGLIIVKKTNIKLIDGLFGSVPGGLSQVAILSEETKEIDTGTIVFMQTIRVILVILLIPFLTMYFIKPEAPINSPATEVGKEAVAYPSLFGLLLLTMIGAFLGKKLKLPAAFLTGPLLIIALFSVTAVEVPALPPFFILISQYFLGIYLGLYLKKEMSSNIRRIGFYSIFTSILLVFFSFLLAILLTKITSINLATAFLSTAPGGLAEMGVTATIVDADLAMISGYQLFRIFFIMFIALPLLQWWIRRKVRLNQ, from the coding sequence ATGCAGTTATTCTTATCAAATAAACCATCTGCTTTTATTGAAACCATAGTAATTGGATTGCTAGGATCACTGTTGTTTCATCTTCTTCATGCGCCTCTTCCTTGGATGCTTGGTCCGTTAACTGGAGTAACGATCTGGCATTTTAGTACAGGAAGAACGCTCTATTGGCCTACTCCATTACGAAATATAGCTCTACTTTTAATTGGTTATATGCTTGGTTCCTCTTTCACGCAGCGCACAGTTCATGAAATAACGCAACATTTCCCCTATATTATTGCAGTTACACTATCAACAGTTTTTGGAAGTTTATTACTCGGTCTTATAATTGTAAAAAAAACAAACATAAAGCTAATCGACGGCTTATTCGGGAGCGTACCAGGGGGGTTATCTCAAGTTGCTATTCTAAGTGAAGAGACAAAAGAAATAGACACTGGAACAATTGTGTTTATGCAAACAATTCGCGTGATCCTAGTCATCTTGTTAATCCCTTTCCTTACAATGTATTTTATTAAACCAGAAGCCCCGATCAATAGTCCAGCTACTGAAGTTGGTAAAGAAGCAGTTGCTTATCCTTCCTTGTTCGGTCTTTTGTTGCTTACGATGATTGGAGCGTTTTTAGGGAAGAAATTGAAGCTTCCCGCTGCATTTTTAACAGGCCCATTGCTTATCATCGCACTATTTTCGGTAACAGCAGTGGAAGTACCTGCTCTTCCCCCATTTTTCATTTTGATTTCTCAGTACTTTCTGGGAATTTACCTTGGTCTGTATTTGAAAAAAGAAATGTCGAGTAACATTCGGAGAATCGGGTTTTATTCTATTTTTACTAGTATTCTCTTAGTGTTTTTTTCATTTTTACTAGCGATTCTTTTAACAAAAATAACGTCTATTAACCTGGCAACGGCATTTCTCAGTACGGCTCCGGGAGGACTAGCTGAAATGGGCGTTACGGCAACAATTGTTGATGCTGACCTTGCGATGATTAGCGGCTATCAACTTTTTCGAATCTTTTTTATTATGTTTATCGCACTTCCATTGCTGCAATGGTGGATCAGAAGAAAGGTTCGATTGAATCAATAA
- a CDS encoding HD domain-containing protein: MNVFQMISFIKELERLKDTTRTAYMRSGRRESVAEHSWRLAMFAFALSDEFPELDHFRVLCMCLVHDLGEAYDGDISATIQVNQQEKIHKEEEAVQRLTSVLGRNQSGAILSLCQEYNRGETKESQFVKALDKMETIIQHTQGTNPPGFDYEFNLTYGKEYAEYDEMIKLLRDEIDKETLKKMSENA, translated from the coding sequence ATGAATGTTTTTCAAATGATAAGTTTTATTAAAGAACTTGAACGATTAAAGGATACAACCCGGACGGCATACATGAGAAGCGGCAGACGAGAGAGTGTGGCAGAACATTCCTGGCGCCTCGCGATGTTTGCTTTTGCCTTAAGTGACGAATTTCCTGAGCTCGATCATTTTCGTGTTTTGTGTATGTGCCTTGTGCACGACCTTGGTGAAGCGTATGACGGGGATATTTCTGCAACGATTCAGGTAAACCAACAAGAAAAGATTCACAAAGAGGAGGAAGCCGTGCAACGTCTCACTTCGGTTCTTGGTAGAAATCAGAGTGGAGCTATTCTTTCGCTTTGTCAGGAGTATAATCGTGGCGAAACGAAAGAGTCTCAGTTTGTAAAAGCTCTAGATAAAATGGAGACGATTATTCAACATACTCAGGGAACGAACCCACCAGGGTTTGATTATGAGTTTAATCTTACTTATGGGAAAGAGTATGCAGAATATGATGAAATGATAAAGTTACTACGTGATGAAATTGATAAAGAAACATTAAAAAAAATGAGTGAAAATGCTTAA